One Spirochaetales bacterium genomic region harbors:
- a CDS encoding N-acetylneuraminate synthase family protein gives MSINIGERTVGNRSPCLIIAEAGTSHHGDLDAAYSLIDAARTSGADCVKFQLVYADEICHPRTGAVELPGGKVDLYASFKALERDEGFYLLLKERAEASGLLFLCTAFGLRSARILKGIGVKAVKIASPELNHFPLLEETASYNIPLILSTGVSRLGDIETALSVTGADTAILHCITAYPAPEDEYNLRLLPPLSDLFGVPVGVSDHSADPVLVPALSAAVGARIIEKHITLSNEGGGLDDPIALPPSAFALMAAEVRRAEEAGYEETVLSMKKRYGEGRVEKVLGDGVKRLAASEQNNYRTTRRSIHALTDIDRGGLFTQHNTAILRTEKNLRPGIGPEYLSLICGKSAKRPVPEGEGITWEDVI, from the coding sequence ATGTCGATAAACATCGGAGAAAGAACGGTCGGAAACCGGTCACCCTGTCTTATCATCGCCGAGGCCGGAACGTCGCACCACGGCGATCTCGATGCGGCGTATTCGCTTATCGACGCGGCACGGACCTCCGGCGCCGATTGCGTGAAATTCCAACTCGTCTATGCCGATGAAATCTGCCATCCCCGTACCGGCGCCGTCGAACTTCCCGGGGGCAAAGTCGACCTGTATGCCTCGTTCAAGGCCCTCGAACGGGATGAAGGATTTTACCTCCTGTTGAAGGAACGCGCCGAAGCCTCGGGGCTTCTTTTCCTATGTACCGCTTTCGGTCTTCGCAGTGCCCGTATCCTGAAAGGGATCGGCGTCAAGGCGGTCAAAATCGCTTCTCCGGAACTCAACCACTTCCCCCTTCTCGAGGAAACCGCCTCCTACAATATCCCCCTCATTCTCTCGACCGGGGTGTCCCGGCTCGGGGATATCGAGACCGCACTCTCGGTCACGGGCGCCGATACGGCCATCCTTCACTGCATTACCGCATACCCGGCCCCTGAGGATGAATATAACCTCAGGCTGCTTCCCCCTCTTTCGGATCTTTTCGGCGTGCCGGTGGGAGTTTCCGATCATTCCGCCGATCCGGTCCTGGTGCCCGCCCTTTCCGCTGCGGTAGGGGCGCGCATCATCGAAAAACATATCACCCTCTCGAACGAAGGCGGCGGCCTCGACGATCCGATCGCTCTTCCGCCTTCCGCTTTCGCGCTCATGGCCGCCGAAGTGCGCCGGGCGGAGGAGGCGGGTTATGAGGAAACGGTTCTATCGATGAAAAAAAGATACGGAGAAGGCCGGGTCGAAAAGGTGCTCGGGGACGGTGTGAAACGCCTCGCTGCTTCCGAACAAAACAATTACCGGACCACCAGGCGGTCTATCCATGCGCTTACCGATATTGATCGGGGCGGGCTCTTCACTCAGCACAATACGGCGATACTCCGAACTGAAAAAAATCTGCGGCCGGGTATCGGGCCGGAATACCTTTCCTTGATATGCGGAAAATCCGCGAAACGGCCGGTACCCGAAGGCGAGGGGATTACATGGGAGGATGTCATATGA
- the serS gene encoding serine--tRNA ligase encodes MLDINLIREKKEEVTKALLKKNASVDFSEVIGLDDERRRLIIESDTLKAKRNEVSGAIPKMKKEGKAVDGLLEEMKGVSEKIKTLDTRLAETKARIKEILERLPNIPDDDVKPGGKENNEVIRTFGEKPAFTFKAKDHIELATECSLIDYERGVKMGGNGFWLYKGDGALLEWGLLNYFIETHRADGYEFILPPHILGYECGYTAGQFPKFEDDVFHLEAEDGKHFSHFLLPTAETALINYHRDEILREEDLPKKYFAYTPCYRKEAGSYRTQERGMIRGHQFNKIEMFQFTTPETSAAALERLIQKAEDLVKGLGLHYRVSKLAAADCSASMAKTYDIEVWIPSMNEYKEVSSASNARDYQARRGNIRFKRKDTGKNEYIHSLNASGLATSRLLPAILEQFQREDGTVAVPDVLRPWMKKETLGKNQR; translated from the coding sequence ATGCTTGATATAAACCTGATTAGAGAGAAAAAAGAGGAAGTGACGAAAGCCCTCCTCAAAAAAAATGCCTCAGTCGATTTCAGCGAAGTGATCGGCCTGGATGATGAACGCAGACGGCTTATCATCGAATCCGACACACTCAAGGCAAAACGGAACGAGGTGTCCGGTGCTATCCCGAAAATGAAAAAAGAAGGGAAAGCCGTGGACGGACTTCTCGAGGAGATGAAAGGGGTGTCTGAAAAGATCAAGACGCTCGATACACGGCTTGCCGAAACAAAAGCCAGGATCAAGGAAATCCTCGAACGGCTCCCCAATATTCCGGACGACGATGTAAAACCCGGGGGCAAGGAGAACAACGAGGTCATCCGTACATTCGGCGAAAAACCCGCCTTTACCTTCAAGGCCAAAGACCATATCGAACTCGCCACAGAATGTTCGCTCATCGATTACGAACGCGGGGTAAAAATGGGAGGAAACGGTTTCTGGTTATACAAGGGCGACGGTGCCCTTCTGGAGTGGGGCCTGCTCAATTATTTTATCGAAACACACCGCGCGGACGGCTACGAGTTCATCCTTCCCCCGCATATCCTCGGCTACGAATGCGGTTATACCGCGGGGCAGTTTCCCAAGTTCGAAGACGACGTGTTTCATCTCGAGGCCGAAGACGGAAAGCATTTCAGCCACTTTCTCCTCCCCACGGCGGAGACCGCGCTGATCAATTATCACCGGGATGAAATACTCCGTGAAGAAGATCTGCCGAAAAAATATTTCGCCTACACACCGTGTTACCGGAAAGAGGCGGGTAGCTACCGTACCCAGGAACGGGGGATGATACGCGGCCATCAATTCAACAAAATCGAGATGTTTCAGTTTACCACCCCCGAAACATCGGCGGCCGCACTCGAACGACTGATACAAAAAGCGGAGGACCTCGTAAAAGGATTGGGACTCCATTACCGTGTCTCGAAACTCGCCGCCGCGGATTGCAGCGCGTCCATGGCAAAGACCTATGATATCGAGGTCTGGATTCCAAGCATGAACGAGTACAAGGAAGTCAGTTCGGCCTCGAACGCGCGCGATTATCAGGCCCGGCGGGGGAACATCCGTTTCAAGCGGAAGGATACTGGAAAAAACGAGTATATCCACAGCCTCAACGCCTCTGGGCTTGCCACGAGCAGGCTCTTGCCGGCAATACTGGAGCAGTTCCAGCGGGAAGACGGAACGGTCGCCGTTCCGGATGTCCTCCGCCCATGGATGAAAAAAGAAACACTGGGAAAAAATCAGCGTTAA
- the proC gene encoding pyrroline-5-carboxylate reductase has translation MKTIGIIGFGNMGSALAKGLLNKKSEYEVVVAEAKRDRITEATEKHHITVVDKKELFARADIAVIAVKPQELTRFFGETGKSAQNGKIISIVAGRTIDFFKQHLSTDTVCRFMPNLAAMEGKALVGIAFGDGADEEFRKDCTAIAGALGTPCELPENLMPAVTGLSGSGIAYVFAFVHALALGGVASGIQYQTSIQIALKTIEGACAVMEKSGENPVELLSRVISPAGTTIAGIRALEAGGFTAAVIDAVESSAFRAAELEG, from the coding sequence GTGAAAACAATAGGTATTATCGGTTTTGGAAACATGGGATCGGCCCTGGCAAAAGGTCTGTTGAATAAAAAAAGCGAGTATGAGGTTGTCGTGGCCGAAGCGAAGCGGGATCGAATCACAGAGGCAACGGAAAAGCATCACATCACCGTCGTCGATAAAAAGGAGTTGTTTGCGCGGGCGGATATCGCGGTGATAGCCGTGAAACCCCAGGAACTCACCCGGTTTTTCGGGGAAACGGGAAAATCGGCACAGAACGGCAAGATCATCAGCATCGTCGCGGGCAGGACCATCGATTTTTTCAAACAACACCTGTCGACCGATACGGTCTGCCGCTTTATGCCGAACCTCGCGGCCATGGAAGGGAAAGCCCTCGTGGGGATTGCCTTCGGCGACGGGGCGGACGAAGAGTTCAGGAAGGATTGTACTGCGATCGCGGGCGCCCTCGGCACCCCGTGCGAACTTCCGGAAAACCTCATGCCCGCCGTGACCGGGCTTTCGGGGTCGGGTATCGCTTATGTGTTCGCGTTCGTTCATGCGCTGGCCCTCGGCGGTGTCGCCTCCGGGATTCAATATCAGACCTCGATACAGATCGCCCTCAAAACAATCGAAGGGGCGTGCGCGGTCATGGAAAAAAGCGGCGAAAACCCGGTCGAACTGCTCAGCAGGGTCATCTCACCGGCCGGAACGACGATAGCCGGCATCCGGGCGCTCGAGGCAGGCGGATTTACCGCCGCCGTCATCGACGCGGTAGAAAGCTCGGCCTTTCGGGCTGCGGAACTCGAAGGGTGA